TTATGACATATTTATTACCTCCGTGTCCTTTATTGTAAAGTGTATTGGCTAGAGGGTGTTATATTTAATATGCTTCTGCATGTCACAAGATGGTAATGAATGAATTATTTGAATTCCCCAGCTTTCGATTAAGATACAAGGACATCCAAACTCGTAAGTCAGCCATATCTCTCATTATCTGTGACTTACTTTTACTGCTTCATTCTGTAGTCCCAACTCCGTCTCTTTGTGTACTTTCAGAGCTCACGCGGCAGTTGATTGGCTAAAGGCTGTATTGACGCTACACACATCCTATCTGTCATCAGTAAGTACAGAGCTACATCATGGGTCTTATGTAATGCACCCATACAACTGCGTAATCATGGGTCTTATGTAATGCACCCATACAACGTATGTGTATTATGCTAATGTTGACGTTGTCTTTTAATTGCAGTTACCAGATTTGGTGTCTCAACTTGGAAGGCTGTATCATTTAATTGAAAGCAGAGTGAAGGGGTACCAACAGCTACTGAGGCTCCATGGCAAACTGTACTTGTTAATGACCCAGGTACacttcatttttaaaatattgtATTTAATGATAAACATGTTCagatcggtaacactttattttaatgctgttacatgtacactgaagacaatgtggccttgactggagccaagaatgatttgtatatcaaatctatcatgatcagatttaccccatccagcaggtctcaggtcagctctttgcctctgatgaaaatttaggcaaattggcaaagttttgtaaaagcactcagtattacaatgtaacaactatatgtaggtacacaaatacataatgcaagtacaatgatagtacctgatagtacatgttgttatacaggttgtaccactgtatctaattaggtaggtacactgtaacagcgacacattaaaataaagtgttaccaattagAGAATTAGCATGAAGCTTCTGTATCTTGAACATTCCGTAATTGTCCACTAGGTGGCTACAAGCAGCAGTGGACATAATGTAAATGAGCTGGACCACACAGCCAAGCTTGTGTATGAGGAAGGTGAGTACCATGTTTTTTTAAAGTTTGTTTACCTTTTAATGTTGCTATTGGTACATTGATGTAAGTGTAACAGACTTTTTCAGTTTTACATATAAGCCCACACATCAGTGTTGTTTCTAAAGCATTCTAAATGCTGGGTAACATTAACTTGGCTTAACCTACATGACACTGATAAGAAAGTTGAGAATGTATGCTGGCGTTTcattaagaggaaagaaagaatgacCTAACATGGTGGCATTAGGGTTTAGCAACTCGACAGCCAAAGCAACCAATCTAGAGTTGAGTTTTTCCTTCCTAATGACATTTTGGTATTAATGCTGTGTTTTGTTAAACCAGTATGGTATTTGGCCCACCGTAGGCAAACACAGATTCTGTAAAATGAAAAGACAAGGACAgaacaggtaaaaaaaagttaCTATAAGTTACTATAATCTAGAAGGAAGTGGTAGTGCACTGTCTCTTCACAGATTGGCAGAGAGCTAGCAGTCATGTTGGGCAATATTGATGGTTTTCAAAGTTGTTGGCATTTTTCCTCTGAAGGACTAACTCAGAAAAAGATATTGATGATCTGGGCCCTAACCTAGCTGACTTAGAGAAGGGTACGTTTCTCACAGCAGAGCACTGTTGAGCTTGATAAACATGAGCTTCTCGAACTCCTCGTCTGAGATCCTGGCGTTATTTGAATACATAGCGGGCACAGGAAGAGCAGGGATGGCCTGGTGCCTAAGTGCCAGTTGTGCCAACTGAGGGAAGCGGTGCTGGTTGCCCCGCCAATAAACCAGCGGGTCGTGGTGGTAAGGGATGCAGGGCTCCAGCAAATAAGTCTCCACCTCATCCTGGGTGTCCGGCTGGCTGTCCTGGGGTTCATCCTCAAAAAACGGGAAGAGGCTTCTCTTCTTGGCCTGGGTCTGCAGGCTGGCTGCCGTGTCGTCAGCACTCAGGGCGTTCCTCTCGGCTCCACCGGTCAGGCCCAGGAGGTCCTGCCGCATCTGCAGTGCCCAGTCCCCCTCACACCACCGCAGCTTGAGTCGGGGGTCCAAGGCCGTCGCTCTCCGGTAGCACCATCGCCGCTCGAAAGGAGTCAGCCACTTTTCCAGCGCTACCTCCAGAGCGACGACCAGCTTGTGGTTTTGCTCCGTTGGGGACCTCAGGTGCTTCCTGATTCCCTGGATGGAGGGAATGACCAGGCTGGCAGGCACCACTCTCTCCCTTCTGAGGCGGTCTGTGATCTCCTCAAAGGGCTGCAGCGTGTGGAGAAAGTCCTCCAGCAAGGTTCTTTCAAATGGGCTCACAATGAAGCTGTTAACGTTTGCATGTTGGGTTTGCCGGTCCCCAGACTGACCAAGACTGTGCCTCACCTCTTTTAGTTGACTGGTCCAATCTGAGGCTTGTTGGATGTTGCGGTTGTGtccttgagcagccttggagTAAACTTTAGCCAAGGCATTGGTGGTAGCTTGTGATGATGCTGGCAAACTATCCCTAACAACCAGCTGGAGAGCTTGAGCGAAGGAGGGCCCAGGCTGAATGTTGAGTGGTGCCGTCATGCTTCCTGGTGTCAGTTCACCATCTTCTGTCTCGTGTGCTGAATCTTCATCATCCTCCATCTTTAATATTCCCCTAGTGatgtttccatctctctccgtTTGCTGAAACCCGGGGAGGTTGATGACACCTTGTGCTGGGCTCTCACTCAGCAAGATGATGGTCTCTCTGGAGACATTGTATTGGGTCAGCACATTGTCAATCTCCTTAGTAGTACTAACTCTCAGCTGTTGCCCACATGTACGCTTGCAGGAGAGCAAGACTGATTTCAAGGTGTAGTTGATGACCAGGTGTCCAGTGATGGTCATGTAGGTGAATTCCATTGCATTCCAAACATCTACAGTCAGACAGACGCTCTGTGCGGTGTTGGCGAGGGTCTTCAGTTTGTCCTGTAAAAAGCGGGTCTGTTGATCCAGAAGTGTGTTTGCAAAATACTCCCCGTCAGGCACGTTGTAGCAGGGCTGAATCTCCTGtatgaaggagaggaagaacgGACTTTGCACAATAGAGACGGGCAGTTGCTCCCCAGCAATCAAATTGACCAATGCCTGATTGCCAAGTATCTGACTGGGATCATTGCTGTTCCATTTGTTTGGTGATTGTGGTTGGCTACATGTGGGTTCTGTGCCAGGCCATTGGTCACTGCTAGAGGAAGGACCCAGTGGTATAGAGGCGTGTTTCCTCTGTAGGGTAGACATTATGATGATGAGTAATTAGTTATGACATTTAATCTTGCATCCAGAATTGCAAGATATGTATATTATGTATTCTAGTCTAGTAAGATATATCTTTGTAACATATTGGGGATGTTTCTGAATATATTTTGCAGACGTTTTTTATCGAAAGTGACCCTCAGAATTAGAAAAACATTTAGCAAAAAGTGAAAAGCAATTAACTAGAGCATGCACGCTAGAGTCTCTAAAGTATAACAAAACGACAGGGAAATTTGTCAGTCTCCCTTTGACAGATCAAATCATGTATTTGCATAGATGCACTGTGATGAGGATCTAGAGCCATGCACTGTTAAAGGTAAAAGGCACACGATAACTACATATGGTTTTTAAAGTTTTGCTGTAAATGTACAAAGAAACATATAAAACAGTCACTTGAGAAGGTGAGTTGACTTTACTTTCTGTAGAGTAAGCACAGAGGTTTTAACAGGAAGATGGGTGAATACCTTACCTTCATGTGGTTGAGCAGGTTGCTGGTGGCTTTCCTGTTGAAACTCATCTCTAGGGGACAGTATTTGCAGCGAGCCTTGCACACCAACTCTTTGTTGTCTGGAATGTAAAAATGGTCAAAGACCACAGAGACTTTGCGCTTGGACATGgtcctttattctctctctatgCTGCAGGGCTGTATCAGAACATGTTTCTGTTTAAATAAACAGTCGACAAGAAACGTTAGCGCACTCCCCCAACACTTTGATTGGCTTAATGGGATGTCCCTCTTCTCAGTCAACCAATCATGTTGCAGTGCTGCACTGGCTTGTTGGCAAGTGCGTCATCTCAAATGCAAATAGTCTGCAGAGAGATTCAAATGCAAATGGCTCTGCTCCCCCATCACATTGAAATGCAAATCGGAAAGCTCGCCAGAGGAAGGGCCTTTGTTAAATTCATTACCTAGAAAAGATGTAGCTCTTCTGTATTTTGGCTTTTTCAGGAGCTTAGCCtgatttttaaagtatttttagcAGTGCTGTTCTAATGACACTGTCCATGATTTCCCAGAGTCCTCTGATGAAGACGAGGCTTCAGGAGATGAAGGACTGCCTGAGGATGAATCAGAGGTAAGAGATGCCATATTTGCACAAATATTGTCAGTGCATATTTGTAAATGCATGCATGTCTTTACAGTTAACGCTCACGCTCCCCTTGTTCCACAGTTTGAGTCCCACAGGTTTCCTTGGGAACAGCACTGAtaaacaattgttttttttatcgtGTTTAATGAAAAAGATTTGGGGTTGCCATACTCGGGAGCATTGCATTTAGAGATTTTAATTTCCTCTCTTCCATAGAACtgggaggaggatgaagatgatGACGGGGAAGATATGGACACaatggaggagagacagaatCATGCTGACGAGGAAATGAGGGAGGATTCTAAAGCAAATGGGGACGAGTCGGACTTGGATGCAGAAAATGAGAGTGAGGAGGAATGAGTGTTCAAGTGAGCTGAAGAGAGGAATTAAAAAAGGACCTGCAAGATTTATATATGCTTTCGTTTAATTTccatgttttgattttattttaacaaaacaacaaaaaaagagagtTTTATAGAATTTCAATGATGGCATCAGTGGCTGAAGCACCTCCATCTCAGACATGTCTTGTGACCTTCTAATTATGATGGAGAAAACACCACTCTTTGGAACTGATGCCGCAACCTTGTCCCACAAGACTGTCTTTGAcccttcttccctcctctccttacTGCCTGCCCAAACTTTGTCACCTTTTGGGGATATGTGGTCAGctttcacataaacacacatacatggcgtgctcacacacacacacctcccaacaTGTGAAAGGAGTGTGGATGTGGTTGTCTATATGTCCACATGCAATCTGTAAAATTGATGTGTGCAGCGCATTTGTATTGAGTTTCCCTATGCTTACGACAGTTGATTTGGGATTAAAAACAAATTCTCTGAAACCATGTTCTGCAAcatctttttcttttgttcttttttcatGTTTTCCTCCTCGTGGGCTGTTAATGCTGGACAAGCAAATGTGTCTCCATTGAATGAAATGTGACGTTCATTTGGATGGACTTCTTTGGACAAATGGAGGGATTAATAATATTCAATGAAAAGGTTGAAAATTCTGTGAATTATTGGTTTCTTCAAGTACATTTGAGGCAATCCCTGACCATTGTACAATTTAAATAAAATTCCCTTTGTCCTGCTTTTGGTGGTAAATTTGTTGATTTCAATTAACTGAATCAACTAATTGGTGCACATACCAAAACCTTGCATTCATTTCTCAGTAATTCAGTTAGCAAGTCTATATGAGAGTTACATAAACTAAACTATAGCCACAAGCGGCAAatgggcccgagcacctgcgggccgcaaaCTGTGACATGtcagaatccaacaaagcaccgacgtggtgcgttgaaatgtacatatttgatgcgtgtgctattttttattttttttattttctggcacattcacttgcttggccaggtgggggcacaatgcaaggcaggcccattgggtgtcatcataatcataatatatattaacctgagaaatttcagaccattcaatttaagcaaagcacatttctgatacactttttggttggccagatggtggcgctatgctaggaatggaaattacacatgtgaatatcacaataatgatatccaatattttattaactttcagatcaatcaccaaaggcattgtccatttctggcacatttcctgcttgactaggtggtggcgctatgccaggcaggcccattgggtgtctggatatcatcctaatcataatatctattaacctgagaagattcagaccattcattcaatgcactgtgactttatgacacatttcctgttaaTGTGGTGAGGTATTAAAACCATaatatattacaacatatcaaaaatcccttaacaatttaacatcagcaacatcttggcataatgtgtgtcaaatttcacatgaatctgacaaaccgtctaggaggagtatgttaaaattgatcatgtgacatcagtgtaattgccattctttctgttgccagttggtggcgctatgccaaacatgcattatgggcatgtgaatattatcattaacatggtattcaatgacctgtgaaatttaaaacatttcaaggcatgcatggtgaattatgacacatttattgtttatgtggaacggcattaaaatgaataatttcgtctaggaggagtatgttaaaatggatcatgtccacaaccaacaaaatctcaattacctcacttcctgtgggcgtggctaatggcatgttaatacaaaagttgtttgtttttgttacatatacccaccaaatttggtgtgtgtatctaaaactatatgccaaccacaagtcacagtgacataagggggcgctatggagttcctgggcaacgccTGGTGCCAAGCTTTTATCCCTGTCTATTCACTGTACCACTTGATGTgggtgccaaatttcatgcgtttttaCCAATGGGAAGCACAtcttttggcatcacaattcatcacattttagtccgcacaaaatcccaaatacctcacttcctgttgggcgtggctaatgcattgtacatacgaaagttgttcatcttggggagatacacacacctaccaaatttggtgtgtctagctgaaagtatgtgccaaccactggatcaatcacctaagggggcgctactgagtcccggggccaagcctttatgcctgtgtagccattgtgataccagatgtgtgtgccaaattccaagacttttcatccatgttaaccacctcaaaaatagcaaaaaggtgaacaaataataactagatgtaccgcagagcggtacaaaatatgaccgccgcccagtccagcacattttttccacaaaaagaaatcacgctgaaaggcctatatgattctgtctcactaaattgcattatccacactcaattctcactggtatctgctagacaacaagtaccaaaacatgattagttcatagatttcacatgtaaaattcattttatacaaccccacctccatcttgcctgttcataattctgagaaattcttgattgtttgtgttatgtttatgttatgtgtgtgggtgtgtgggtgtgtgagtgtgtgtgtgtgtgtgtgtgtgtgtgtgtgtgtgtgtgtgtgtgtgtgtgtgtgtgtgcttgtgtgtgtgcctgcgtatgtgcctgtgcatgcaagcgtacatatgtctactgtgtgagtatgtgtcatacgtatgattactgtgaatgtatgtgtgtgtgtgtgtgtgtatctgtttgtgcacatgtgtgcacatgaaatgggttaacatgacccctggaggcaaacataatgaggaaaaaatcgtcatcctaggccctacagttctcaagatattcacagagaactgtgtctgccctaccctcctttcggggggtccagtccagcgggggggggctacagatcaaaacgaaaaaatggcggttccatgctattcatgtgggggtacatgcccaccaagttttgtgtacccggtctttcagtgtcctgggaatccttgttggtgtacgtcactaaatgtacacataaattattttattgtaaggcccccccatgaacgaaagtacacaaaacttggcatgcattcggagggtgtcataatgatcctacacttttaatttcgtgcagttttgaccttgtcagccagagatattgtgatgaaaacacctacttttttgctttttaatttttaactaggtggcgctatacatgaaataagtagtaatgggatgggttgacatgcctccttaagaccaacatacataaaaaggtggacctcctaggccccacggttctcgagatattcacagaaaactgtctcccgccacctacaggccagttggtgtatagtaacataaattaatttat
Above is a genomic segment from Alosa alosa isolate M-15738 ecotype Scorff River chromosome 19, AALO_Geno_1.1, whole genome shotgun sequence containing:
- the LOC125284542 gene encoding zinc finger BED domain-containing protein DAYSLEEPER-like — translated: MSKRKVSVVFDHFYIPDNKELVCKARCKYCPLEMSFNRKATSNLLNHMKRKHASIPLGPSSSSDQWPGTEPTCSQPQSPNKWNSNDPSQILGNQALVNLIAGEQLPVSIVQSPFFLSFIQEIQPCYNVPDGEYFANTLLDQQTRFLQDKLKTLANTAQSVCLTVDVWNAMEFTYMTITGHLVINYTLKSVLLSCKRTCGQQLRVSTTKEIDNVLTQYNVSRETIILLSESPAQGVINLPGFQQTERDGNITRGILKMEDDEDSAHETEDGELTPGSMTAPLNIQPGPSFAQALQLVVRDSLPASSQATTNALAKVYSKAAQGHNRNIQQASDWTSQLKEVRHSLGQSGDRQTQHANVNSFIVSPFERTLLEDFLHTLQPFEEITDRLRRERVVPASLVIPSIQGIRKHLRSPTEQNHKLVVALEVALEKWLTPFERRWCYRRATALDPRLKLRWCEGDWALQMRQDLLGLTGGAERNALSADDTAASLQTQAKKRSLFPFFEDEPQDSQPDTQDEVETYLLEPCIPYHHDPLVYWRGNQHRFPQLAQLALRHQAIPALPVPAMYSNNARISDEEFEKLMFIKLNSALL